One Mycolicibacterium goodii genomic region harbors:
- the leuD gene encoding 3-isopropylmalate dehydratase small subunit gives MEAFTTHTGIGVPLRRSNVDTDQIIPAVYLKRVTRTGFEDGLFAAWRNDPSFILNLPPFDRGSVLVAGPDFGTGSSREHAVWALMDYGFRVVISSRFADIFRGNAGKAGLLAAEVAQDDVELLWKVIEQNPGLEITVNLQDRTVTAGTVVVPFRIDDYTAWRLLEGLDDIGLTLRKLDQIEAYEAARPAWKPSTLQA, from the coding sequence ATGGAGGCTTTCACCACTCACACCGGTATCGGTGTCCCGCTGCGGCGGTCCAATGTCGACACCGACCAGATCATCCCGGCGGTCTATCTGAAGCGGGTGACCCGAACGGGTTTCGAGGACGGCCTGTTCGCCGCGTGGCGAAACGACCCGTCGTTCATCCTCAATCTGCCGCCGTTCGACAGGGGTTCCGTGCTTGTCGCCGGACCGGATTTCGGCACCGGGTCGTCGCGGGAACACGCCGTCTGGGCCCTCATGGACTACGGCTTCCGGGTCGTCATCTCGTCCCGGTTCGCCGATATCTTCCGGGGGAACGCGGGTAAGGCCGGGCTCCTGGCGGCCGAGGTGGCCCAAGATGATGTCGAACTTCTTTGGAAGGTGATCGAGCAGAATCCCGGGTTGGAAATCACTGTGAATCTTCAAGATCGAACGGTGACCGCCGGAACGGTCGTGGTGCCGTTCAGAATTGATGACTACACGGCCTGGCGCCTGCTCGAAGGACTGGACGATATAGGCCTTACGCTGCGGAAACTCGATCAGATCGAGGCCTACGAGGCGGCCAGGCCGGCCTGGAAACCGAGCACTCTGCAGGCCTGA
- the leuC gene encoding 3-isopropylmalate dehydratase large subunit yields the protein MDQPTQTSVKPRTMAEKVWDDHVVVRGEGEGAAKEPDLIYIDLHLVHEVTSPQAFDGLRLAGRPVRRPDLTIATEDHNVPTIDIDKPIADPVSRTQVETLRRNCEEFGIRLHPMGDAEQGIVHIIGPQLGLTQPGMTVVCGDSHTSTHGAFGAIAMGIGTSEVEHVMATQTLPLKPFKTMAVNVDGDLPPGVSAKDIILAVIAKIGTGGGQGHVIEYRGSAIRALSMEGRMTICNMSIEAGARAGMVAPDETTFEFLKGRPHAPKGADWDAAVAAWRQLRTDEGAEFDTEVYIDASTLSPFVTWGTNPGQGVPLSEAVPDPELMVDEAARQAAEKALAYMDLRPGTPMRDIAVDTVFVGSCTNGRIEDLRVVADVLRGRKVADGVRMLVVPGSMRVRAQAESEGLDRIFAEAGAEWRQAGCSMCLGMNPDQLSPGERCASTSNRNFEGRQGKGGRTHLVSPAVAAATAVRGKLASPADLPAAAR from the coding sequence ATGGATCAACCGACGCAGACATCCGTGAAACCGCGCACCATGGCCGAAAAGGTCTGGGACGACCACGTCGTGGTGCGAGGCGAGGGAGAGGGCGCTGCCAAAGAGCCCGATCTGATCTACATCGACCTCCATCTCGTCCACGAGGTCACCAGCCCGCAGGCGTTCGACGGTCTGCGGTTGGCCGGGCGTCCCGTACGGCGACCCGATCTGACGATCGCCACCGAGGACCACAATGTCCCGACCATCGACATCGACAAACCGATCGCGGACCCGGTTTCGCGTACGCAGGTCGAGACGCTACGCCGCAACTGCGAGGAATTCGGCATCCGTCTGCATCCCATGGGCGACGCCGAACAGGGCATCGTGCACATCATCGGCCCTCAGCTCGGCCTGACCCAACCCGGGATGACCGTGGTGTGCGGCGACTCCCACACGTCGACCCATGGGGCCTTCGGCGCCATCGCGATGGGAATCGGCACATCCGAGGTCGAACACGTGATGGCCACGCAGACGCTGCCGCTCAAGCCCTTCAAGACCATGGCGGTCAACGTCGACGGCGACCTGCCACCGGGCGTGAGCGCCAAGGACATCATCTTGGCCGTGATCGCCAAGATCGGCACCGGAGGCGGACAGGGTCACGTCATCGAATACCGGGGCAGTGCCATCCGCGCACTGTCGATGGAAGGCCGGATGACGATCTGCAACATGAGCATCGAGGCCGGCGCCCGTGCCGGCATGGTCGCACCCGATGAGACCACTTTCGAGTTCCTGAAGGGGCGCCCACACGCGCCGAAGGGCGCCGACTGGGACGCCGCCGTCGCCGCGTGGCGCCAGTTGCGCACCGACGAGGGCGCGGAATTCGACACCGAGGTCTACATCGACGCCTCCACCCTGAGCCCGTTCGTGACCTGGGGCACCAACCCCGGCCAGGGCGTTCCACTGTCGGAGGCGGTGCCGGACCCGGAGCTGATGGTCGACGAGGCCGCCCGCCAGGCCGCGGAAAAGGCTTTGGCCTACATGGACCTTCGCCCGGGCACGCCGATGCGCGACATCGCCGTGGACACCGTGTTCGTGGGCTCGTGCACCAACGGCCGGATCGAGGATCTGCGGGTGGTGGCCGATGTGCTGCGCGGCCGGAAGGTGGCCGACGGCGTGCGGATGCTGGTCGTCCCTGGGTCGATGCGGGTGCGGGCGCAGGCCGAATCGGAAGGTCTCGACCGGATATTCGCCGAGGCCGGGGCCGAGTGGCGGCAGGCCGGATGCTCGATGTGCCTGGGCATGAACCCCGATCAGCTCTCGCCCGGTGAACGCTGCGCCTCGACGTCCAACCGGAACTTCGAGGGCCGCCAGGGCAAGGGCGGCCGCACCCACCTGGTGTCGCCGGCCGTCGCGGCAGCCACCGCAGTCCGCGGAAAGCTCGCGTCCCCTGCAGATCTACCCGCCGCGGCCCGCTGA
- a CDS encoding IclR family transcriptional regulator, protein MRNDSGIGVLDKAVGVLHTVAESPCGLAELCERTGLPRATAHRLAAGLETHRLLARDGDGRWRLGPALTELAAHVNDPLLSAGAAVLPRLREITGESVQLYRREGLSRVCVVALEPPAGLRDTVPVGTQLPMTAGSGAKVLLAYADAATQQAVLPSAKFTERTLTEVRKRGWAQSAAEREPGVASVSAPVRDGRGQVIAAVSVSGPIDRMGRRPGARWAADLLAAAEALTRRL, encoded by the coding sequence GTGAGAAATGATAGCGGCATCGGCGTCCTCGACAAAGCGGTGGGCGTACTGCACACCGTCGCCGAGTCCCCCTGCGGTCTGGCCGAACTGTGCGAGCGAACCGGTCTTCCCCGGGCCACCGCCCACCGCCTGGCCGCGGGCCTGGAGACCCATCGGCTGCTCGCGCGCGATGGCGATGGGCGGTGGCGCCTCGGACCGGCGCTGACCGAATTGGCCGCTCACGTCAACGATCCGCTGCTGTCGGCCGGCGCGGCGGTACTCCCCCGCCTGCGTGAGATCACGGGCGAAAGCGTGCAGCTGTACCGCCGGGAAGGGCTGTCCCGCGTGTGCGTGGTGGCCTTGGAACCCCCCGCTGGGCTGCGCGACACCGTGCCCGTGGGCACCCAGCTGCCGATGACGGCAGGTTCCGGCGCCAAAGTTCTGCTGGCGTATGCCGATGCCGCGACGCAACAAGCCGTGCTGCCGTCGGCGAAATTCACCGAGCGCACGCTCACCGAGGTCCGCAAACGCGGCTGGGCGCAGAGCGCGGCCGAGCGTGAGCCCGGCGTCGCGAGCGTGAGCGCGCCGGTGCGCGACGGCCGCGGCCAGGTGATCGCCGCGGTGTCGGTGTCCGGACCCATCGACCGGATGGGCCGCCGGCCCGGCGCCCGCTGGGCCGCCGACCTGCTCGCGGCCGCCGAGGCGCTCACACGCCGATTGTGA
- the gltX gene encoding glutamate--tRNA ligase, whose amino-acid sequence MTTKKVRVRFCPSPTGTPHVGLVRTALFNWAYARHTGGDFVFRIEDTDAARDSDESYAAILDALRWLGMDWDEGPEVGGPYEPYRQSQRHEIYRDVVSRLLEAGEVYEAYSTPEEVEARHLAAGRNPKLGYDNFDRTLTDEQRKRFADEGRKPVLRLRMPDEDLSWNDLVRGPTTFAAGSVPDFAITRSNGDPLYTLVNPVDDALMKITHVLRGEDILPSTPRQIALYQALMRIGVAEFVPEFAHLPSVLGEGNKKLSKRDPQSNLFLHRDRGFIPEGLLNYLALLGWGIADDHDVFGLDEMVAAFDVVNVNSNPARFDQKKADAINAEHIRMLTPEDFTARLREYFVTHGHDTTLDDAAFAEAAALVQTRVVVLGDAWGLLKFFNDDAYEIDEKSAAKELKPESAPVLDAALSALEAAGEWTTPAIEAALKTALLDGLGLKPRKAFGPIRVAVTGASVSPPLFESMELLGRDRSLARLRAARDRV is encoded by the coding sequence ATGACGACGAAGAAGGTTCGGGTGCGGTTCTGCCCGTCGCCCACCGGCACGCCCCACGTCGGGTTGGTGCGCACCGCCCTGTTCAACTGGGCCTACGCGCGCCACACCGGAGGGGATTTCGTCTTCCGGATCGAGGACACCGACGCGGCGCGCGACAGTGACGAGAGTTATGCCGCGATCCTCGACGCGCTGCGTTGGCTCGGGATGGACTGGGACGAGGGGCCGGAAGTCGGTGGCCCGTATGAGCCTTACCGGCAGTCGCAGCGCCATGAGATCTACCGCGATGTGGTGTCGCGCCTGCTGGAGGCCGGCGAGGTGTACGAGGCCTACTCGACGCCCGAGGAGGTCGAGGCGCGTCACCTCGCAGCGGGTCGCAACCCGAAGTTGGGTTATGACAACTTCGACCGCACCCTGACCGACGAACAGCGCAAGAGGTTCGCCGACGAAGGCCGCAAGCCGGTGTTGCGCCTGCGGATGCCCGACGAGGACCTGTCGTGGAACGACCTGGTGCGCGGTCCGACGACGTTCGCGGCCGGATCGGTGCCGGATTTCGCGATCACCCGCAGCAACGGTGATCCGTTGTACACCTTGGTGAACCCCGTCGACGACGCATTGATGAAGATCACACACGTGCTGCGCGGCGAGGACATCCTGCCCTCCACTCCGCGGCAGATCGCGCTCTACCAGGCGCTGATGCGGATCGGCGTCGCCGAGTTCGTGCCCGAGTTCGCACACCTGCCAAGCGTTCTGGGGGAGGGCAACAAGAAGCTGTCCAAGCGCGATCCGCAGTCCAACCTGTTTCTGCACCGCGATCGCGGGTTCATCCCCGAGGGTCTGCTGAACTACCTGGCACTGCTGGGGTGGGGTATCGCCGATGACCACGACGTGTTCGGCCTCGACGAGATGGTGGCCGCGTTCGACGTGGTGAACGTCAACTCCAACCCGGCCCGGTTCGACCAGAAGAAGGCCGACGCGATCAACGCCGAGCACATCCGCATGCTCACGCCGGAGGACTTCACCGCGCGGCTACGTGAGTACTTCGTCACACACGGTCACGACACCACGCTCGACGACGCGGCGTTCGCCGAGGCCGCCGCTCTGGTGCAGACGCGCGTGGTGGTTCTGGGCGATGCGTGGGGTCTGCTGAAGTTCTTCAACGACGACGCCTACGAGATCGACGAGAAGTCGGCGGCCAAGGAGCTGAAGCCGGAGTCCGCACCGGTGCTGGACGCCGCGCTGAGCGCCTTGGAGGCTGCCGGGGAGTGGACCACCCCGGCGATCGAGGCCGCGCTCAAGACGGCGCTCCTGGACGGTCTAGGGCTCAAACCGCGCAAGGCGTTCGGTCCCATCCGTGTCGCGGTCACCGGCGCCTCGGTGAGCCCGCCGCTGTTCGAGTCGATGGAACTGCTGGGCAGGGACCGCAGTTTGGCGCGGCTGCGCGCCGCAAGGGACCGCGTGTGA
- a CDS encoding fumarylacetoacetate hydrolase family protein has product MRLGRIASPDGVAFVSIEGDGPDAVCKEIAEHPFGTPNFTGRTWPLADVRLLAPILASKVVAVGKNYAAHAEEMGGVAPEDPVIFLKPNTAIIGPNVPIQLPADANPVHHEGELAVVIGRPCKDVPAGRAADFILGYTIANDVSARDQQRKDGQWMRAKGHDTFCPVGPWIVTDLDPSDVELRTEVNGEVRQRSRTSLLLHDIGAIVEWTSAVMTLLPGDLILTGTPEGVGPIEDGDTVSITVEGIGTLTNPVVRKGKR; this is encoded by the coding sequence ATGCGCTTAGGTCGAATTGCCAGTCCCGACGGCGTCGCATTCGTGAGCATCGAAGGCGATGGACCAGATGCCGTCTGCAAAGAGATCGCCGAGCATCCGTTCGGAACCCCGAACTTCACCGGACGCACCTGGCCGCTGGCCGACGTCCGGCTGCTCGCGCCGATCCTCGCCAGCAAGGTGGTCGCGGTCGGTAAGAACTACGCCGCGCACGCCGAGGAGATGGGCGGTGTGGCGCCGGAAGATCCGGTGATCTTCCTCAAGCCGAACACCGCGATCATCGGGCCCAACGTGCCGATCCAGTTGCCCGCCGATGCCAACCCCGTGCACCACGAGGGTGAGCTGGCGGTGGTCATCGGCAGGCCGTGCAAGGACGTTCCTGCGGGGCGTGCGGCCGACTTCATCCTCGGCTACACCATCGCCAACGACGTCTCCGCGCGTGATCAGCAGCGCAAGGACGGCCAGTGGATGCGGGCGAAGGGTCACGACACCTTCTGCCCGGTGGGTCCCTGGATCGTCACCGATCTCGATCCGTCGGACGTCGAGCTGCGCACCGAGGTCAACGGTGAGGTGCGCCAACGCAGCCGAACCTCGCTGCTGCTCCACGACATCGGGGCCATCGTCGAGTGGACGTCGGCGGTGATGACGCTGCTGCCGGGTGATCTCATCCTGACCGGAACGCCGGAGGGCGTCGGCCCCATCGAGGACGGTGACACCGTCAGCATCACCGTCGAAGGCATCGGCACACTCACCAATCCTGTTGTGCGTAAAGGGAAAAGATGA